Proteins encoded within one genomic window of Aspergillus nidulans FGSC A4 chromosome VII:
- a CDS encoding COP9 signalosome complex subunit 1 (transcript_id=CADANIAT00008114) produces MEPMLPEAGEAALLSSYAPQASGSMGVDPDPITGLVSTSAAPLVRVEEAPKFELESYIANYTGRTRFNRLYLIGTCSSYLAVDALKAAIAEAKSGKDVARYLRAVQALADVAPNEPEATIDSDWVERSQKVVKAETDRLEHELRGYKNNLIKESIRMGNEELGQHYHRIGDLTSAFKAYSRMRDFCTTPSHIASMLFKIINVAIERGDWLNVQSNVHRLRSQGGKPEEQAKHQPKISAAMGLSQLHSGSYLEAANSFIATDPSLGDTFNEVLTSNDVAVYGGLCALASMDRNELQRRVLDNSSFRNFLELEPHIRRAISFFCNSKFRPCLEILEAYRADYLLDIHLQRHVQVLYNRIRTKSIQQYLIPFNRVSLESMAKIFVLGNPTSQSSQSDSKSAFVQELISLIQDGTLDARIDLEKHVLVSTQGDKRIEVQEAVLDSLDNYVREAHLRLLRSNIIRAGLEVRPLGEDRRTKLEERGKKGHSAIGNLLRATGMKQ; encoded by the exons ATGGAGCCCATGTTACCAGAAGCCGGCGAAGCAGCCCTATTGAGTTCATATGCACCCCAGGCCTCGGGCTCTATGGGAGTAGATCCGGATCCAATTACTGGCCTTGTATCTACTTCTGCGGCGCCGTTAGTCAGAGTGGAAG AAGCACCTAAATTCGAGCTGGAATCCTACATCGCAAATTATACCG GCCGGACTCGGTTCAATCGATTATACCTTATCGGGACCTGCTCCTCGTaccttgctgttgatgcccTCAAAGCTGCAATTGCGGAGGCCAAGTCTGGTAAAGACGTTGCTCGGTACCTGCGCGCAGTTCAAGCACTTGCGGATGTTGCACCAAATGAGCCCGAGGCTACCATTGACTCGGACTGGGTGGAAAGGTCACAGAAGGTTGTCAAAGCCGAGACGGACCGATTAGAGCATGAGCTTAGGGGATATAAAAATAACTTGATTAAAGAGAGTATCCGG ATGGGAAATGAGGAGCTCGGCCAGCATTACCATCGGATCGGCGACCTGACTTCTGCATTCAAGGCTTATTCCCGTATGAGAGACTTCTGCACAACCCCCAGTCACATCGCGTCGATGTTGTTCAAGATCATAAATGTGGCGATTGAGCGCGGGGACTGGCTGAACGTACAATCCAATGTGCATCGGCTCCGGAGTCAGGGGGGGAAGCCGGAAGAACAAGCCAAACACCAGCCTAAGATTTCAGCAGCCATGGGGCTATCACAGCTACATTCCGGGTCATACTTAGAAGCCGCAAACAGCTTCATTGCGACGGACCCCAGCTTAGGGGACACGTTTAATGAAGTTCTGACCTCGAACGACGTCGCGGTATACGGCGGTCTCTGTGCCCTAGCCTCCATGGACCGCAACGAGCTTCAGCGCCGTGTCCTGGACAATAGTTCGTTCCGCAACTTCCTAGAGTTGGAGCCTCACATCCGCCGCGCTATTTCATTCTTTTGCAACTCCAAATTCCGACCATGTCTCGAAATCCTCGAAGCATACCGAGCTGACTACCTGCTCGACATCCACCTCCAGCGCCATGTTCAAGTTCTATACAACCGAATCCGAACAAAGTCTATTCAACAATATCTTATTCCCTTCAACCGTGTCTCACTCGAATCTATGGCCAAGATCTTCGTTCTCGGAAACCCCACAAGCCAGTCCAGTCAAAGCGACTCAAAGTCAGCCTTTGTCCAGGAATTGATCAGCCTCATCCAAGACGGCACGTTGGACGCTCGTATCGACCTTGAGAAGCATGTCCTCGTTTCCACCCAAGGCGATAAGCGCATAGAAGTGCAAGAAGCAGTCCTCGACAGTCTAGATAACTACGTTAGGGAAGCACATCTTCGGCTGCTACGGTCGAATATTATCCGTGCTGGTTTAGAGGTGCGTCCGTTAGGAGAAGACCGCCGTACGAAactggaggagagagggaagaagggcCATAGTGCTATTGGGAACTTGCTCCGGGCGACGGGGATGAAGCAATAA
- a CDS encoding uncharacterized protein (transcript_id=CADANIAT00008115) yields MPFATPIKTSAGITLPVDLKEASVETASMTTAIVAHTLRGMDCMSYKISTGFAVGSNKKLDLASNKWWLLISFDTPKNAKPTWEEDIIRDLMNRLGLPVSEAIPPSDRDSALLQAQNGEQSSRMARIRSKIRTMQQTSRLNSLKSRLDSLTLHHEKTVRVYDDIPFLLSYGAHDADFAIYDELCRHLQAGGETRLCGFAFTLRELQTWDKIDERLDQFSPSFCIVALNVAILAPYSDHSCSKADGGSRFLNPGKLSLHITSSIAMQNQ; encoded by the exons ATGCCTTTTGCAACTCCGATTAAGACGTCGGCGGGAATTACTCTGCCAGTCGATCTCAAGGAAGCCTCTGTGGAGACGGCATCGATGACCACCGCAATTGTTGCGCATACCTTACGCGGTATGGACTGTATGAGCTATAAGATAAGCACAGGATTTGCCGTCGGAAGCAACAAAAAGCTTGACCTCGCGTCGAATAAATGGTGGCTGCTTATATCCTTTGATACACCCAAGAACGCCAAACCAAcctgggaagaagatataataCGTGACCTGATGAACAGGCTGGGTCTACCAGTTTCTGAGGCCATTCCACCCAGTGACCGTGATAGTGCCCTATTGCAAGCTCAAAACGGCGAGCAGTCCAGTCGCATGGCGAGAATCAGGTCAAAGATCCGGACTATGCAGCAGACATCCCGCCTCAACAGTCTGAAATCCCGTCTGGACAGCCTGACGCTTCATCATGAAAAGACAGTCAGGGTGTACGACGATATACCTTTCCTTCTTAGTTATGGGGCGCATGATGCAGATTTTGCTATCTACGACGAATTATGCCGTCATCTGCAGGCGGGTGGTGAGACCAGACTCTGTGGTTTCGCCTTTACACTGAGGGAGCTCCAAACCTGGGATAAGATAGACGAGAGACTAG ATCAATTTTCCCCATCATTCTGTATTGTTGCTTTGAATGTTGCGATACTTGCTCCTTACTCAGACCATTCTTGTTCCAAGGCGGATGGAGGAAGCCGATTTCTCAATCCCGGTAAACTCTCACTTCATATAACCAGTTCCATTGCCATGCAAAATCAGTAG
- a CDS encoding uncharacterized protein (transcript_id=CADANIAT00008116), with product MVLFRSVLAFASVAGLAISQDASTTTVDIQSLDDGTKKQWCIAQTSSCPLLCLQLPGASGDPTSNTCDDDTLAYNCVCDNGQSPNASEYSQTIPYFLCTEENNNCVAACSQGDSSCQDSCRTSNPCGAQNPKLVNTTSTNGSSTATSTTTSTTSSLAPFTGLPDDDEGAAVRPVTDLRQVYGLFAVLGGFFAGFTILL from the exons ATGGTCCTGTTCCGCTCCGTGCTCGCTTTCGCCTCTGTGGCTGGCCTTGCAATCAGCCAAGATGCCAGTACAACAACGGTAGATATCCAGAGCCTCGACGATGGCACGAAAA AGCAATGGTGCATAGCACAAACCTCCTCCtgccctcttctctgcctgcAGCTCCCCGGCGCATCCGGTGACCCAACATCCAACACCTGCGATGAT GACACGCTAGCCTATAACTGCGTCTGCGACAACGGCCAATCCCCCAACGCCTCCGAATACTCCCAAACGATCCCGTACTTCCTCTGCACGGAAGAAAACAACAACTGCGTGGCCGCTTGCAGCCAAGGCGACTCCAGCTGCCAGGACAGTTGCCGCACCAGCAACCCATGCGGTGCGCAGAACCCTAAACTCGTCAATACGACTTCTACCAATGGGTCTTCGACCGCGACGAGCACAACTACCTCcaccacttcttctctcGCGCCCTTCACGGGCCtgcctgatgatgacgagggcGCTGCTGTAAGGCCTGTGACGGATTTGAGGCAGGTGTATGGGCTTTTTGCCGTGCTAGGTGGATTCTTCGCTGGTTTTACGATTTTGCTCTAG